The following are from one region of the Dermacentor albipictus isolate Rhodes 1998 colony chromosome 5, USDA_Dalb.pri_finalv2, whole genome shotgun sequence genome:
- the Sms gene encoding spermine synthase isoform X4, with amino-acid sequence MEELKLKIKESIKTRIERSELCSHQCEARPIPLIKRGTPVPNYYTTSDERILEYDFDKIVFEEKSKYQHVKILHSPTLGNCLLLDDLQNLAEKDINYTHGLMKYPSVSYADKEVLILGGGDGGLLCELLKERPKYVTMVDIDEMVISACRQHLRGACGNVLDTLKGTNHEIIIDDCVKKMKEYITEGRQFDVVFNDLTDIPISTEPQGEHWDFIKKIVTMGLAVLRVNGLFLNHAIGVSCPSALETYEELLKELPFKLTFSKHTAHVPSFMEEYPSSRLALYFELTTPWNGVRHLEISAVRRTR; translated from the exons AATCCCGCTGATCAAACGAGGAACTCCTGTGCCAAACTACTACACGACCTCGGACGAGAGAATTCTCGAGTACGACTTTGACAAGATTGTGTTTGAGGAGAAGTCCAAGTACCAGCACGTCAAGATACTGCACTCGCCTACGCTAGGAAACTGCCTTCTTTTGGACGATCTTCAAA ATCTTGCCGAAAAGGACATCAACTACACTCACGGCTTGATGAAGTATCCCAGCGTCAGCTACGCGGACAAAGAGGTGCTCATACTAGGAGGCGGCGACGGTGGCCTTCTATGTGAATTGCTCAAGGAAAGACCCAAATACGTCACCATGGTGGATAT TGACGAAATGGTGATCAGCGCCTGCCGACAGCATCTTAGAGGAGCTTGCGGCAATGTTCTCGACACACTCAAGGGAACCAACCACGAG ATAATTATAGATGACTGCGTGAAGAAAATGAAGGAATACATTACCGAAGGGAGACAGTTTGACGTAGTTTTCAACGACCTTACCGACATTCCTATCAGCACTGAACCACAAG GCGAACACTGGGACTTCATCAAAAAAATTGTTACAATGGGGCTTGCTGTGCTTAGAGTCAATGGACTTTTCCTCAACCAT GCCATAGGAGTCAGCTGTCCGTCGGCTCTCGAGACCTATGAGGAACTTCTCAAAGAACTGCCGTTCAAACTCACCTTTTCGAAGCACACGGCTCATGTGCCATCATTCATGGAAGAGTATCCTTCTTCACGTTTGGCGTTGTATTTC GAACTGACGACGCCTTGGAATGGAGTCCGACACTTAGAAATATCTGCCGTAAGGAGGACGCGGTAA